A window from Acropora palmata chromosome 14, jaAcrPala1.3, whole genome shotgun sequence encodes these proteins:
- the LOC141866619 gene encoding uncharacterized protein LOC141866619, with product MEGHAPSCATTPNKSSTAHAPMDFLESSVKRKVLQENKPKNSTVYTLYDPASKSFFQTFCDLTSENGFVWTLLESFSLANKKNFKNRSFLRDYPVNENSFKWNKFRLSLPKMSSTLSHSTHFRATCNFNTDGLVTTDYLRAKTTDLNILLLNKDSCVKMEYINIRGNDCHNCTAKLAQTKDWHLHFDSHYVDHCHFAKAHKLSGGEDHFGYYHTTTPLHRCTSGNDSTTQWWFGEQ from the coding sequence ATGGAGGGACATGCACCGAGCTGTGCCACCACGCCAAACAAAAGTTCAACTGCACATGCGCCAATGGATTTTTTGGAAAGTtctgtgaaaagaaaagtctTACAGGAAAACAAGCCGAAAAATTCTACTGTATACACCTTGTATGATCCCGCAAGCAAGTCTTTCTTCCAAACCTTCTGTGATCTTACTTCTGAAAATGGATTCGTTTGGACTCTGCTCGAGTCCTTCAGCTtagccaacaaaaaaaatttcaagaatcGATCATTCCTCCGAGATTATCCAGTGAACGAGAACTCTTTCAAGTGGAACAAGTTTCGCCTCTCACTGCCGAAAATGAGTTCAACGCTGAGCCATTCTACGCACTTCCGAGCAACTTGCAACTTCAACACTGATGGACTGGTAACCACGGATTACTTAAGAGCCAAGACAACTGATCTCAATATCCTGCTGCTAAACAAGGATTCATGTGTTAAAATGGAATACATCAACATCAGAGGCAATGACTGTCATAACTGTACGGCCAAGCTGGCTCAAACAAAAGATTGGCACCTTCACTTCGATTCACACTACGTGGATCATTGTCATTTCGCAAAAGCTCACAAGTTATCAGGTGGAGAAGATCACTTTGGGTACTACCATACAACCACCCCTTTACACAGATGCACGTCCGGGAATGATTCCACAACGCAGTGGTGGTTTGGagaacaataa
- the LOC141866700 gene encoding uncharacterized protein LOC141866700, producing the protein MSDRDSNLAPFVRNSYIPETQQYLNYYGSQCYSEEPQALPQYYYFPQSQPQGPQVEGAGASMRNINSRNEVPVSSESTAQGNEGAKTSGKRKSTKYETFPHAEERYLVNLWKENHDQLESKNARKVWTKIVDDLNTRFKSNRTVDKCMRKIKYLIDKYKEKKDWNRNQSGGNLRKSPFYDEIDEVLGCRDFVTFSNVKESAVVSPNASTSSASTSANTSASSSPKGSVVDSDVANHEKSPDDVRKERGQRKKRRNTAAEQEDSAIASTLESVKEQGDKLTNVLEEMQKSQGEQMKMMSQFMGAMVEAMKNAKN; encoded by the coding sequence ATGTCAGACAGGGACAGCAATCTCGCACCATTTGTTCGAAATTCGTACATTCCCGAAacacaacaatatttaaacTATTATGGATCTCAATGCTACTCCGAGGAGCCACAGGCACTTCCACAGTACTACTACTTTCCGCAAAGTCAACCACAAGGTCCACAAGTCGAAGGCGCTGGCGCTTCAATGCGGAATATTAATTCACGAAACGAAGTTCCAGTCTCTTCAGAGAGCACCGCACAAGGCAATGAAGGCGCAAAAACTTCTGGTAAGAGGAAAAGCACAAAATATGAGACATTTCCTCATGCCGAAGAGAGATATCTGGTCAATTTGTGGAAGGAGAACCACGACCAATTGGAAAGTAAAAATGCCCGTAAAGTGTGGACTAAAATTGTGGATGATTTGAATACGAGATTCAAGTCAAACCGTACTGTTGATAAGTGTATgcgcaaaataaaatatctcATCGACaaatacaaggaaaaaaaggactGGAATCGTAATCAAAGTGGTGGAAATCTTAGGAAGTCTCCTTTTTACGATGAGATTGACGAGGTTCTCGGATGTCGTGATTTTGTTACATTCAGTAATGTAAAGGAGAGCGCAGTGGTTTCCCCCAACGCTTCTACTTCCTCGGCTAGTACAAGTGCAAACACCAGCGCTTCGTCATCTCCAAAAGGATCTGTCGTAGATAGCGATGTTGCCAATCATGAGAAATCACCGGACGATGTCCGAAAGGAACGAGGGCAACGCAAGAAAAGGCGAAACACAGCAGCCGAACAAGAGGACAGCGCGATAGCATCTACTTTGGAGAGTGTAAAAGAGCAAGGGGACAAACTGACGAACGTGCTTGAGGAAATGCAGAAATCTCAAGGGgagcaaatgaaaatgatgtcCCAGTTTATGGGTGCAATGGTAGAGGCCATGAAAAACgctaaaaattaa